In Methanooceanicella nereidis, the genomic stretch GCGCCAACGACAGCTTATTCCGGTCTTTTCATGCTTTTATCCACAGGAAAACTTCCCCTGGAATACAGGGAAGAGATCCTTATGAGACCCAACGACTGGGTCCTTATCGTAACGGCCAACCTTGGCGATGAAGGTACCTTTAAGATGAGCGCCGCGTTAAAGCGCAGGTTTATCCCGATCTTCGTGGGATACACGAGCAGGTACACGGAAGAAAAGATAATAAGAATGTATACGCCCGACCTCGACCCCATGATCGCAAACTCCATACTTGATTTTGCAGAGGAGACAAGAAGGCTATGGCAGGAAGATAAAGCGCTGCCGCAGGGTCTTTCTACGGACGGTGTCATCAAGATGGCCAGATATTGCGACTTATCCATCTCAGAGGGCCTTGACCCCAAGACAGCGTTTACCGATGCAGCGATGCACCAGGGCGTCGTCATTGCGGACGAGACCGATTATGTATCGCTACAGACAGTGAATGAATTAGCCCTAAAGATAGCAAGCAGGCTGTAGTATGATATTTGCGGACGAGCAAAAGCTGCTCGAGGCATGCGCTTACTGTACAAAGGATCCGAATGATGTGCATGCTTACGAAGATTTCTTGAACGGCTGCCGTTCGATAGGCAGGAATTTTTTAAGGCTATACCAGATTATGCCGCCGACAATAGAGCGGATGGTATATACAGGTTATTGCGGGAATGGCATCATCAGCCAGCACAAGACAATGTCAGGTTTTTGCAGCAGC encodes the following:
- a CDS encoding AAA family ATPase, yielding MALLKRDDLIKIIETCQIKGQDEAIIRALMYINLGYPIMLYGPPGNGKTTIAEHILRYISGGDNYHRIEATEGMTEYHTIGGFHPLSMSGNPELSKQFVYKDGVITRALVESKNLLIDEFTRAPTTAYSGLFMLLSTGKLPLEYREEILMRPNDWVLIVTANLGDEGTFKMSAALKRRFIPIFVGYTSRYTEEKIIRMYTPDLDPMIANSILDFAEETRRLWQEDKALPQGLSTDGVIKMARYCDLSISEGLDPKTAFTDAAMHQGVVIADETDYVSLQTVNELALKIASRL